The nucleotide window attagtttctttttttcagctgtaaCAGAGagtgagcagcagggggcacCAGCAGAATTCTTTAATGCCATGAAGTCATGTTAAGTCTTAGACATGAGTCAGTCCATTAAAACCAGCAGCTCCACAAAAGCTCATGTATACAGAGCACATAATGAGTTTAAACTTTTGCCTCAGTTTGGCCTTTAAGATGTTTCTGCCTGAGGCGAATGTTGTGGGCAATCTGGTCAAACCTCTCTGTCCTCTTATCatctcctttctgtctttcttacaGGCCACCTATGTGCTGCTGGCTCTGGCCTGGGTTTTTGTGCCTGTCTACATCTCCTCAGGGGTTAGTTtgaacacactcatacacacaaacagaggtGCGTGTGTGCTTTTTTAAGGCTGGCTCCGCAGGTACATTTAGGTGCCAAAAGACGTTGCCTTCACAAGAACTCCCCGCCTTGAAAATTCCCAAACAGGGTGTTACACTACAGTGCATGTACTCACAACTGTCTTCTAACAAATGATAATTTATTACTGTGTTTATTCCTAATTATTTTCAAAGCAGATCAAACTTGTCTTGTTACTTTATGCCCATTAGCAAGTTTTTAAGTTAGCTTCAAATGCTTATGTGTTGACGTGTGTTTGTTCAGATTGTGACAATGCCAGAGTACCTGGGCCGTCGTTTTGGAGGAGAGAGGATCCGTACCTACCTGGCTGTCCTCTCACTGCTGTTGTCCATCTTCACAAAGATATCAGTACGACAAGAAGACACATTCACACTCCATTTGGTCTCATTTGGGCCTTTCCACCAATTAGCAGCACTATCTAATCTGAGTCACTGTGCTGGCAGTGCTGACAGATGTGTTGTCTTTCTTCCACCAGACTGACCTGTACTCTGGAGCCTTGTTTGTTCAGGTGTGTCTGGGATGGAACCTCTACCTGTCCACTGTCCTCATGCTGGTGGTCACTGCCCTCTACACTATTGCTGGTACACAAATACTGCACATCTGTTACTattgttttcatgtattttttagaCACATGATGCATAAAAATGTTGCTGGTTGATGATAAAAGATTTCATTAACACACTTACTTCCTTTCAGGCGGTCTTGCTGCTGTCATCTACACCGACACTCTACAGACAGTTATCATGATTGTAGGTGCAATCATCCTAACAGTCACTGGTATGTACAATTTccataatataaaaaaacttaaataatgcaaacatattttcagtcataaaacagcagatattttataggaaatgtgtttttttttttggtccgcAGCCTTTAACAAGATTGGTGGCTACAGTAACCTGGAGCGAGTTTACAGTATGGCAGTGCCAAGCAAGATCATTCCCAACAGTACCTGCCACCTGCCACGTCAGGACGCCATGCACCTGTTCAGAGACGCTGTCACTGGAGATCTGCCCTGGCCCGGCATGACCCTGGGGCTCACCATACTGGCCACCTGGTACTGGTGCACTGACCAGGTACATCtacatgaacacaaaaacatgcatgtgCATATACTGGCAAAGCAAGTGGAAACTACCAAAGCTTTGCATGTGCAGTTCCTCTAAAAGATTGCTCAGGAAAACCAGCTTCTCTCTAAAAATACCCCAATGTTTTCCACATACAGGGTCTCAATAGccagctgtctctctctttatatGTTCTGATTGCACTTTTGAGAAATGAATGTACTGTTtcttttattatgttgttttgttttgtagttttggcaGCTTGTTCCAGTGCATAGTTTGGTTAATAATTTTAGTGTGTGCCTTTGTTCTCTGCCCCAAATACTCAATCTCCAGAACAGCTAATAAACAGACATTGTCGTGAAACTGTTCTGTTCACTACAGTTTCCCAAAAAATTAGAAATTTCTACATCTACCTCTGCTGAGGGAGATCATGTTATATAATCAAAAGCTCTAGAATAGCCACTAAATGGACCTAGCGGTGATACTGTGTTGTCCACTTCTGTTTCCAGGGTAGAGAATGAGCTTTTAATCACATTGCaattatttgtttggttttgctCACACTACGTGGCCTACTAGCCTCCATCCTACTAATGTGGCTGCATCCAGAAATCTTagcaaaataaaagacagaaagatcAGGCTCCACCCTGTTGACCAGATGAAGATTTTGTGCCAAAACCAAACTCAAGGTTTTAAAAATCCCTTCAGAAaactaaaaactacatttatattctgtctgTGAGTAAAGACGAACTATAAATACCTCACTGTGCACATACACAGTCACCAAACTATGCAAGATTTTATCCATTTCAGTTGCGTGGGTACAAGCTCTAAGCTTCATTACATACTTTCACTTTCAGTATGAAAAACTTGCCtgaaaaaattatatttatactgCTGCATGAACTTCAGTTAATGGTGGATTTATCTGAGCAAGTCCAGTCAAAAAACTTCACATCACTACATTTCATCATTAGTCTATCAATTTATTCAAAACATTCACTTTTGGTCCCATATCAGTGTTTAACATCACATATAAACCTGTTCTTTACATCGGAACAATCAAAATGGTAGCCCCACCCTCACAACATCAGTAACCAATAACAATGGCATCCATACAAGAGCCACCTGTTTATCAGTGGGCTGACATTGTTTGTCACACATACATTGCATCTGTGTCTTTTGGATATAGACACAAAATTCCAGTAAAAAACTTAcgaaaaagaaaagcacttgAGGTAATTTAGAAATATTTGTTCAGAGGATTGTTACTACATCACAGAGTATTACAGATGACCACCCGGGTGGCATGTAGTAAGAAAATACCCTGCCTCTAGTGTGAATCCAGCTCAAATGTGTCTGGTTAAGCATGTATGCACGTttctaaacacacaaatatcagCTGATATGTTATTATCTGAGTTAACTTCCTCACAGTTATCAGTATCTGCCTCTAAAATTAGTTATCAGCCATACACTATTCAGAAGCCATTTATCAGGAAGCATTAGTTTAGAACGTCATGTGATTCATTTACAGACAATGCCtttcaaaacatgaaataaacgGCTAACCCTAGTGGATATAGTAAAAACAAAATCCCAGTTACGTAGTTCTCTAACTTGTTTGTTGAGCCTCAGGGCTTGAAATCAAGAAATGACGTTGATgacggagagagagaatattccagactgaaatatcaccTATATTTTAGCAGGAAGTCCATAACGTCCTTGTGTACCTGAACTGGCCCACTGTTCTACCTAGCAGGCTTGTTGTTATTTTGAGACACCTTCTTCTGCGGGGCTCCGGCTCGCGCCCTCAAATGTTTTAAGTTGTTCAGTTTTGAGAAAGATACTCCTAGTAAACCCGATTGGTTGGCTGGCGGCTGTGTCGAGGCATTATCTGCCTTTCTGTAACCCGGGCTGTGGCGCCGTGGTGACCGACCAGAGCGCGTCTCCCCGTGCATGTGGGCCGAATCCGGCTGCAGCGTTTGACCCTGCCAGTAACGGTGTCCTCCAATCACAGGACCTGTTGCTCGGGTGGGGCGGTGAAAACTTCCTGGTTTGGCAATGACTACTTTAGGTCCTTTCTGTCTGGCGTCTCGACCAGGAGATCTAGAGTCTTGGAACAActagacagagagaagaagcagAGAGGGATGAGTAGGACATCATGAAGTCTAAAAGAGTTACACATGAAATCCTCCACTACCTTTACATACATCCTGAGTCCTTTACTATTTCCTATCTATGTGCTGACTTCAGgtcaaatatttcaaaacatCCTATCAGTGCAGCCATTTTTATGCAAATGATTCACAAATCTACTTTGATTCAAAAGGTGTGCATATAGCTTAGATAAGACTGCTGTGACTCTCTTTATTCCTATCTGACCCACAtatgaataaagagagacacAGCAACTGTATTGTAGCTTCAACTGATTGAAAGCCCCAAGACTAGATCCAACAGGAGATTTAATATAAACCTCAATTGTAGCACCTTTACATTGGTTGTCTGTATGTTTAGAttagattttaagattttaatgaTGATCCTTACTCAGGGTTGGATCCTGACTATATTTCTAACCTGTTAACCccttaaaacatataattttaagaacagcattttctttcttttcattgttttaattcTGTGCTTTTACTGAATTCAttcttttaactttattttaaattgcatttattGCACTatacatttcttgtttttctgtattttcaggTGATTGTGCAGCGGTCCCTGTCTGCTAAGAACATGAGCCATGTGAAAGGAGCATCTCTACTGGCTGCCTATCTGAAGATGCTgcccttcatcttcatcatcctccctGGCATGATCAGCCGGGCTCTCTATCCAggtgcgtgcacacacacacacacacacacacacacacacacacgtattaaTTGAAGAAGGGTATGTTTACTCACAGCATGTAACGTCTTGCTTTGACACCACTGGCAAAACACTCATTTTGATAAGATTGTATATAAGCGTGCGTTAGTTTGTCTTCCCTGTCATTTTTGAAGATCAAAAGTACTGCGTACCTGTTCCTCCTAGATATTATGCCTGTAAACCACTGCACTTGTTTTTGTCAGCGATTACTCAATAAGcattagaaaataattaaaaagcatTGTGCCAACATTTACTTGTCATTGTGTTATCTCAGGCTTTAACTAAAAATATGCCCTTCAGAGTTTCCTAAAGCCCACAGTGGCGTCTTCATTGTGATGGTTTTGTCCGTCTAACAGTCAAAAACTCAAAGATGTTCAAATTATAATGGTATAAAGAGGGACTCACAGTTGAAAAGCTTGAACTTGATATGGTTTGGTTTTAATAATTGCCATTTGCTgttgattaattgtttcagcGCTACaactaaaaatattttgtattagcAATCCattgatatatattttaatatcaattAATGGTTTTGTGTAAAAACCTTGAAAGAAATGGTGGAAAATGTACATAATCATTTCCCAGACCCAATATTTGAACCAACAGTCCCAAATCCAAagatttacaataaaacaaattctCATGTTTTGGGAGCTGCAACCAGCAAGTAGATGAATTGTTGGTCACTGTAGAGAAATTAAGCCATTTCTACTCGGTGCTTACCTGTCCTATGTGCCTGTGTGGTGACGGGTGAGCCTGCCTGCGCAGCTGCTGTGATTGACGGATGAGGTCGGCACTGTCCTCAGACTGGCTGGGTTCCCGTAGATCCAGCATGCTCTGAGAGAGGCGGGCCATCATGTTGACCCCATCCCCTTGGCGAGTCCCCCGACCTGACCCCGTCGTGACTCTTTTAGTCAATGGGTCGCTCGGCTCCTGGTTGGAACAATCATAAAACTCCTCTTCTGATGCTGTGGAAGCACTTGAAGGGTCGTCATTGGCTGCTCGGTCACACATGACCTTGGTGCTATCTTGGCTATCGCCATCGCCATTGCTGCCAGAGTCCCTGCCATCCTTATTTGATGTAAGGCGGCCACGGTCTGACGTTACATCTGACGAGGATCTCTTTTTGTTAGAGGAGTCTGGGGTGTGTTGGTCAATTTTTACCAGAGTGACCTGTACTTCACTAGGCTGCTCTGAGGGTGCGGGGTCAATAACCAAATGCAGTGTGCGGCGTTTAGGAACGGGAGGTGCTGGAGGTTGTGTCTCTGGAGGTTGTGTCTCTGGAGTTTGTGTCTCTGGAGTTTGTGTCTCTGGAGTTTGTGTCTTTGGAGTTTGTCTAACATTGTCTGTTGGCAGTGAATCTGCAGTAATGTTGGATTcaagtgtgggtgtgtgtgcatttgttttgtgaGTGTCCTTTTTTACAGGAGAGTTGGGCTGTTGAGGAGGGGCTCTGGAATCTGTTGCATCAGTGTGGTCTTTATTCGGagctgtgtgtttctgctctttGGGCTCTTTGTTGGTTGGGCTCACAGGGGTGGGGGTTCCTGGTTTTGTATTCCTAGAGGGAGGTTCTGCTGTTTCTGCAGCTTTCTCATTCTTACCTGACGCAGGTTCCTCAGTCTGAGCTGGCAGTGTGAACGGTGCACTGAAGCGTATAGCCTGACTGACCTCAAACCGCTCTGACCTCTGTAAGTGGACTTGATTGGCTCGCTTTTCATCCCTGATGTTAATGAATCCAATCACATCGCTCGGTGGGTCTGGCTCCGGCCAGGTGGGAAGGTACGGGATCAGGTACGCTTTCTCCAAATGGGCCAATCCAGGATGTAAAGGTGGCTCTTCTGAAACACCCTTAAGGCGTCCTTTCCTAAGTTTTAGCCCAATGGGATTCTGGGAGTTTGAGTTCTTGTTGCTGGAGTTCTGGTCAGACGAGGCGGGActtgtgtgtgtccctgtggcAACAAGGGCATATTTTGGATTGATGAGCTTCCTAGCAACAGCAGCTGACACAGGAGCAGGAGCCGCCTGAGGGAGCGGGTCAGGGATCGGTTCATCCACCAGAGGAACCTTGCTGAGAGACACACCTCTGGAAATGAGGAAAAGGTCCCGAAACCGCAGGTCGAAGGTCTCCACTGCCTGTCCTGTGATCACTGTTATGAGGTTACGGTCCAAGCGAGAAGAGGACCAGGTGAAGCTGGAATATCACAAACATAATGAGTTTATTTTACACCAGTGTTCCCTTTTTGTCTCCAACTGAATGTCACTTAGAGGCATCACATCTTTTCCAATCTGTTAAATGTGTCCCAGTTTCTATCAGCCCCAATAACCCTTTCTTCTGtgttataactcctacagagaAAACCAGTTTAATCATTACACCAGACACTCAAGTCATGCATCACATTATGCTCTTTGATCGCATGATTCCTGTATGTTCGACCTCAATTTCCTGGTGGAACAACACTGGGGGAAAATAGTCTAAGACAGCATGCAAAGATGTTGGTAAATAGGTTACTTGATATGTTGAGGTGAAGGTTTATAATGCTGGAAACTCTGCATAATTTCAGGCGAAAGCTTTTGCAGATACAGTTGATCATGCTGTAACAATGTTTCTTTGTGTGCccatggaaaaaaacatttagtggGTTGgatttttatgtaattatagCTTCTTGCAAATTATTTTGATGGCACACATATTTTGTAAAGAAATGAGACTTTACTGGTGAAAACTGGCACTATCTCTGTGTTGCTCTCAGCCCATTCATTTCAGTGTACCCGGATCAGAGGGTGGGGGCAGGGTGTGTATTTGCATGCACAGCTGTCAGCcccagggttttttttaatacttccACTGGGAGGTACCAAAGTTATACATTGTAATCCCACACGTAGTGACTTTAatagatatttttatattagcaGATAGCTGCCTATTAACTCATCCAgaagagcaacattagcatttatttgaagTCACGTCTCTGGTCCCCGCCAAATGTAAATCACACTCGCATTAGCTCCATTTGgcctccaccaactcctgaggaaaATATCAGTCTATTTGGCTGCTTAATGCCACACTAtctcaccagctagtcactagaTTTGTTGGTCTGCTgcttggtgctgggcaggtagagTGGGTTTATTGGAGCTATTTGCTGTAAACAGCTGGCTGCTGCTACTGGAAACTGAGaccagaaaacaaaacactgaactgAAAGACAGCGAAACACTCCATCGAGTGaagaggaactgcagagtcgGGTGATTTTTATCTGTGGATTTGTCTCTTAGaatcatttgatccattgttaatataaaaatattgattagtgcagctttaaatacatGAGTAAAACATTTGAGTGTACATTTATAATAGTGCACGCTCACCTGTATGAACCAGAGATGGCTCTGTCTCCATCTACCAAGAGAAACTTCTCGCTCAGAGAACCACGCACACTCTGTGCCGACCGTGTAAAGAACTCCACGCCTCCACAGCAGCGCACACGCAGattctgcacatacacacacagaaaaggtTAATTCGAGGTAATGCTGAGTGAAAAGAGGCTCTAATGGATTTATGTTGACAAGAGGAAGGATTTTAGTGAGCAAAAGAGGAATCAAGATGAGACAAGAGAATGGCGAGACTGAGTTATAATGTTGCTAAATTGCAGTGTTTCTCTATTAATACCAACATAACCTCATGATTGCTGACTCTACAGGTTAGAGCATGGACTGTATCTATGTATGTACATGCCTGTATGGCACACCCTGCAGTGTTTGTCCTCGGCCCTGTGATAAGGGTGTGGTTCCTGGCCTAGTGTTACCTCATAAGTAAATGTTCCATGTGAAATCTCACAGGAGACGCTAACCATAGACGTCGTAAATGCTTATAATAACAGCAGAGATGGCAAACAAGAAAGAAGTTGAAAGAGAGGAGGTCTGGTGGTTAGAGCTATGAGAAAGAAATAAggagaaatgaaagagaaaacattacagaaagtaaagtgtgcatgtgtgcggtTTAACTAATTGCCTACAGCAAAGACAGGAATGTACCTAGTATCTCTCTGACTTGGAGgctaaacatttacaaaaacccCCATGAAAGACTAAGTATTTTCCGTAAGTGCCTGGACCAGTTTAACTCAGAAAGGCAACAAATAACAAAGAAATTGAACCTATAGAGACCAACTAGCTGATGCATGAACGTTACCAAAGCCTGCAGGCAAAACCATACTTTCAAACtattttttacatcaaattaTACTTAGGAAAACGTGTCTTTaacttaacatttaatttaaaatgctggaattaaaagtattttatattatcCTGCACTCATCAAGAGTAGACATCTGTCCAACTTGCTCATCTCCCTTATCAAAACATCATCTGGGCgtgtacatctgtgtgtgtgtgtgtgtgtgtgtgtgtgtgtgtgtgtgtgtgtgtgtgtgtgtgtgtgtgtggtgtgtgtgtacctttagATGTCCTCGGTGCATATCAGCTCTACCACACATGGAAAGAAAGCAGGGGACTGACGCCATATCAATTATTATGTATACAGGAACTTTACGTCTGTAGGCCGCATCCAGCAGGTCTCGAAAGATATCCACATCTGTAAACACATCCATCACCACAGCTATCACCTACAcccacccgcacacacacacacacacacacacacacacacaaacacagaggaaaccAAATGGTGTTAGTATTTCCTGGTCTGTTAGGGTGGGTTTGATTTAAGCTGCCTTTATCAACAATAATAAACCCATTAAAATCTCAGAGGAAGCGGAGCACTTGTGAGACCTGtattcaaacaataaataaaatgggcATGAACCTAGAAGGTGCACAAAAAGACTGCTTAGAAACACTGAGTTTTTGCAGAGTggtgacaaaaaaaggaagtggCTGGACAGTGCGTGTTCTGCGGGTTTGTCAGCTTGCTAACACTGCCTGAGAGCATTGTAGTCTTCACACAGCACTGTCTATTTACTTTTCATCTGCCCTACtttaagtttaaaaacaaagcagcagagTTCGGGGGAGTTCAGCTCCAAAGACTGACACATTGGTGAATTAACTGAACAAGAAAACATTGAATTactcttaataataataaataaagctcAGGAAAAAGCTAGTTAGTGAACCTTGAGGTTTGATTTTACAACATATTTCAATTCAGCTTCATTGTCATTATACTTACATAGATAAAGTTATAAAAActcaaaggttaaaaaaaggcaaatcaGTGGCTTCAGTGGCCTTTGGCTACATAGAAACCACCAGACAGGGGAAAGGTATCTAACATTCAGTCAAATTCCTTTTTCTGTAGCTTTGGGCCAAACTTTGActagtatgtgtgcatgtatgagCCAGCATTCATGTGAGAAGAAAAAGTTGATGCACTGCGGCCCCGGCTTGTAATACATTAAATGACGTCAGAGCGAATTTTTTTCCACAGGCGTGTCATGATCAGACTTGTTTCATTAAACCTTTGTTGGGCACATGTGAGAACAGAATGGAAAGAGGCAGTTTGAGAGAAATGGCAAAGGGAAAATAATGAGAAATTAAGACATGCATTGCAAAATACTGCAGAAAGATCacattcagttaaaaaaaagagtcaaatttatgttatttttgatAGATATAACTTAGTAAAGCCCAATATATACCTGCATATCTATCAGTACTAAATGGAGAAAACAGTTGAGGATGTGAAATCTCTAATGAGAACAATCATTCTTACTCTGTCAGTGGTTTATTATGTATTAAATAAACAGTGTTACTTAATTACAGAAGGGTGGGCAATAACTCCGACCATAAAATGCAATATAACACAATCCCCTAACCCTGCAGTgattgtggtgtttttgtggtATTAAAACAGGgaattattatgtatttattatttacactgCAAAGCCagcaaaatattaaaaccaCTTGTTTATAGGACTGAAATCATTATCacaatgttaataaaaaatggCCAATACAGGCAAAACTGCATAAAAAATCTGTTAAGTAAAACCTTTCGTATGCGTAAGAATagaagaataaaacaataactgaGTTTGTGAGTGCAGTTACAGCTTGCTTTGAGATATTAGTGTGGAAAATAGAAAtgagtaacattttaaattaatatcattataattatgtcTGATGCAAGTCTATAAATGATCATACTGAATTACTGCCAAGATGTAATGTTGACTCAGTTCTGCGGTTTGAGTCTCTATGTCGGGATGTTGTTGAACTGgactgaattatttttaaaaggtgtttaAATAGCCAGTTTGTattgatacaatatgatattcaatatatgatacaatataatGAAATCCAGTACAACAGCACAACCACAATCTTAAAAACCAGGGTGCTGTACCATAATCTCTCTGACACACTGTCAGTAATGCTTCAAAATTATAGGTTACACACAAGGAGCAGACTATTTAATGCTGGTCTGGTGTATCACATTTCGTTAAATGAACAATGTGTTATTCTGTTATTCTTTTTAACTCTGGctgttgtaatgtgtttttgttactgaatatgtatattgctgtttttaattctttgaaatcagtattttttttatatgttgtaaataaatcatgacgtggacttatttggagcacacatgggcttaaatggggACACAGTacccaattaagcccatgccagacttttgacctttttcaaaagatctttattttatattccaaaatctacatggactaatgaatacattttcaaatgagagataaatctgactttatatctttataagaaattatctcccaaatcatgtcagtatccatgaaaaacacctgaacttagattttgggcttaatgggtacacttaccttaacagctggaaacatgtGTTAgacaattagaaaagtaatcaaatgtaattactttgattaagtaattgaaatagttacattacttgttGCATTTTATATAGGGAAACTAATCTGTAAAGTATTACATTTCCAACCCTGCCATCACTATAATCAGGTCTACCTTCTGGGCTGATGCGATGCTCTTGCGGACCACCTCCTTGATGTGTGTTTGCCCCTCAGTTGGGGGTTGAGTGTGCACGGTAACCCTTGTGACCCCCCGGTATGAGGCGCAGTCAGGCCAGCCCAGGTCCAGCTCTGCCACTGAGGCCTCAGACCGATCTGGCCAGTATTGAAGCGACACCTCTCCatctcccccttcctccccggACCCTGGGGTGGTAGGGGGGCCCGGTCCTGGTGTGTCTGGTTTCACGTGATGCTCGTACCCGGGCCGGTATGCTTCTGCTATGCGTAAAATCCTCTCTATCTCCGGTCCAGACAGGAACTCCCGCACCTTGTTCTCGGTGATGTAGTCCCTGAACTCGTCGCGGCCCCCGGTGATGAGAGCCTCGATGGCCAACCTTTGGTCCTCGCTGTAGAAAAACTCCGGTTTGCTCTCACTCACGCGCCAGTTGACGTGATGGTCGTCCAAACACTGGACCTGAGACAGAGCCATGGCTGCAAAATAATTTCCCCTTGGTCAACAAAGAGTTAAGTAGAGAAACAGCTCTGACCCAGTTTCCAGTCGCGGGTTTAAAGGGTCAAACCTCAAAA belongs to Scomber scombrus chromosome 2, fScoSco1.1, whole genome shotgun sequence and includes:
- the fam83gb gene encoding protein FAM83G, which translates into the protein MALSQVQCLDDHHVNWRVSESKPEFFYSEDQRLAIEALITGGRDEFRDYITENKVREFLSGPEIERILRIAEAYRPGYEHHVKPDTPGPGPPTTPGSGEEGGDGEVSLQYWPDRSEASVAELDLGWPDCASYRGVTRVTVHTQPPTEGQTHIKEVVRKSIASAQKVIAVVMDVFTDVDIFRDLLDAAYRRKVPVYIIIDMASVPCFLSMCGRADMHRGHLKNLRVRCCGGVEFFTRSAQSVRGSLSEKFLLVDGDRAISGSYSFTWSSSRLDRNLITVITGQAVETFDLRFRDLFLISRGVSLSKVPLVDEPIPDPLPQAAPAPVSAAVARKLINPKYALVATGTHTSPASSDQNSSNKNSNSQNPIGLKLRKGRLKGVSEEPPLHPGLAHLEKAYLIPYLPTWPEPDPPSDVIGFINIRDEKRANQVHLQRSERFEVSQAIRFSAPFTLPAQTEEPASGKNEKAAETAEPPSRNTKPGTPTPVSPTNKEPKEQKHTAPNKDHTDATDSRAPPQQPNSPVKKDTHKTNAHTPTLESNITADSLPTDNVRQTPKTQTPETQTPETQTPETQPPETQPPAPPVPKRRTLHLVIDPAPSEQPSEVQVTLVKIDQHTPDSSNKKRSSSDVTSDRGRLTSNKDGRDSGSNGDGDSQDSTKVMCDRAANDDPSSASTASEEEFYDCSNQEPSDPLTKRVTTGSGRGTRQGDGVNMMARLSQSMLDLREPSQSEDSADLIRQSQQLRRQAHPSPHRHIGQLFQDSRSPGRDARQKGPKVVIAKPGSFHRPTRATGPVIGGHRYWQGQTLQPDSAHMHGETRSGRSPRRHSPGYRKADNASTQPPANQSGLLGVSFSKLNNLKHLRARAGAPQKKVSQNNNKPAR